In Natranaerobius thermophilus JW/NM-WN-LF, the genomic stretch CGGCTGCCAGCTTTGCCATAGCAGGTTTCTTTTTGGTTTATTTTCGAAACGCATTTCCTTTCGTTGCCCTACTAGCTGCATTAGTAGGCATAGCTAGAATATATACCGGTATCCATTTTCCTCTGGATATTCTAGCAGGATCAGTTGTCGGTATATTACCGGCTTTGCTGTTCCTGGCCTTAAGCAGCAGGATAAACTATCGAGGCTGGTCCCAGGATTACCTTTCGCGTTATCGAAAGCCAAAACTAAAACGAAAGTAAACAACTGTCAGTCGCTGTTAGACTGTCATAATCAGACTGTCATAAATCGTTAACCGTTGTTACTAACAATCAGTAACAGCGGTTTTTTTTATTTTACTTTTTTATTATTTTTTAAAAATCGAATACTTTTAGTGTGCAGGAATACTGCCCCTCCTCACAGAATAGTTTATTTGGGAAATTGTTCACCGAAAACTTCCACAAAGAAAGGAAATTTCAACAAAAGAATCACCAATTAGAGAGGAGCTGTTAAAAAATGAATACTCTAGCCAAGAACTCACCGGTACAATTAGCCTTTGCCGGTCTTTTTATTGCACTAGGAGTCTTATTACCGATACCATTTCATATAGCCGGAATTGCTGGATCCATTTTTTTGCCTATGCATATCCCGGTTCTTCTAGCCGGTTTTTATTTAGGCGGTCTATACGGCCTGTGTATTGGGATGATCACCCCTTTAATTAGCCACCTGGTCACCGGAATGCCTCCCTTATCTCCTATCCCTATGCTTCCCATCATGATTATGGAATTGGGTACATACGGTCTTTTAGCTGGACTTTTATATAACAAAAGTAGAGGGGCCTTAATTTCATTAATAGGAAGTATGATTGGTGGGCGTTTAGTGGCTGGTTTAATGGTTTGGTTGTTGATCACTGTCTTTGGCTTTCAACAGCTAGATTATCCCATGGCTTATCTAAGCGGAGCCGTAGTAACTGGTTTACCTGGAATAGGGTTGCAGTTATTCTTAATACCTTTAATAATTAACCGCCTAGAAAGTAAGTAAATTTGCCGCCAGAAAAGTAAGTCTAATGCTTAAACAG encodes the following:
- a CDS encoding ECF transporter S component, translated to MNTLAKNSPVQLAFAGLFIALGVLLPIPFHIAGIAGSIFLPMHIPVLLAGFYLGGLYGLCIGMITPLISHLVTGMPPLSPIPMLPIMIMELGTYGLLAGLLYNKSRGALISLIGSMIGGRLVAGLMVWLLITVFGFQQLDYPMAYLSGAVVTGLPGIGLQLFLIPLIINRLESK